In Oncorhynchus kisutch isolate 150728-3 linkage group LG5, Okis_V2, whole genome shotgun sequence, a genomic segment contains:
- the LOC109890960 gene encoding protein FAM83D-like isoform X1 produces MAQSQCLDDSPGRWPSTRQGNYLNVQELYNEKHRLALEELISGGVDSFLDFLKKEQIPNFLSDDEIKQIGRAAAVPRCASLQGEDVIIEQSVSSSMDCSSVTYFPEVSDVEPPLLEIGWPAFTSGSYRGVTRAVAHFQPSYGECIYSCKEAARRMIKSAKEVIAIVTDSLTDLDIFKDLQEACTRHRVPVYILLEHSCVPAFLKMCNNINVRLDELLQMRVRTITGGTYFMRSGAKITGKVHERFMLIDGNRVATGSYRFNWTDGKLNSSNLIELSGQITENFDEEFRILYAQSMPVITRGPANARLSGIYDQLLKLPVTSSPQPARERPPVESVCLEVLDKIVCLTSTPSRAQAVAVLPPREDTGARGRKSSPVSDSSTIGEDWMEQQHMQEILSGSAAQCLPTGDPATVTAAVDVLVTPLVTPCHVSTQTSFTTVDSGVQTDLTQYTNRLSPNKATVTHFATTNNQTDNIQNEAASSDSISTSPRQHLAPHGVDSRPAIRHCTSPPDGNLRECFHKLTKERQYHYSNIRSKLEHMGTMLSHRRELVDLTNMALGPGLHRACKSQKEWEQRQGHDPGLLMDSVGMDTWPRARCLQ; encoded by the exons atggCTCAATCGCAGTGTTTGGACGATTCACCTGGAAGGTGGCCGTCAACAAGACAGGGAAATTATTTGAATGTACAGGAGTTGTACAACGAAAAGCACCGATTAGCGTTAGAGGAACTTATTTCAGGTGGAGTTGATTCCTTTCTGGATTTTCTAAAAAAAGAACAAATTCCGAACTTTCTCTCAGATGACGAGATCAAACAGATTGGCCGTGCTGCGGCGGTCCCACGCTGTGCGTCCCTTCAGGGTGAAGACGTGATCATTGAGCAGTCGGTAAGTAGCTCCATGGACTGCTCCTCGGTGACTTACTTCCCAGAGGTCTCAGACGTGGAGCCACCGCTGTTGGAAATCGGCTGGCCCGCCTTTACATCCGGCTCTTACCGAGGAGTCACTCGCGCTGTCGCACACTTCCAACCCAGCTATGGGGAATGCATCTATAGTTGTAAGGAAGCCGCGAGAAGAATGATAAAAAGTGCCAAGGAG GTGATTGCTATAGTGACAGACTCTCTGACAGACCTGGACATATTCAAGGATCTTCAAGAGGCGTGCACGCGGCACAGAGTTCCAGTCTACATCCTGCTGGAACACTCCTGTGTGCCCGCATTCCTCAAAATGTGCAACAACATCAATGTGCGCCTGGACGAGCTTCTG CAAATGCGAGTGAGGACCATTACTGGTGGTACGTACTTCATGAGATCAGGGGCCAAGATTACTGGAAAGGTACATGAACGGTTCATGTTGATTGATGGGAACCGAGTGGCTACAGGCTCCTACAG GTTCAATTGGACTGATGGTAAACTAAACAGCAGCAACCTGATTGAGTTGTCTGGCCAGATCACTGAGAACTTTGATGAGGAGTTCCGCATCCTGTATGCCCAGTCCATGCCTGTTATTACCAGGGGCCCAGCCAATGCCCGACTCAGTGGCATCTACGACCAACTGCTCAAACTCCCCGTCACGTCATCCCCTCAGCCGGCCAGAGAAAGGCCCCCAGtcgagtctgtctgtctggaagtATTGGACAAAATTGTCTGTCTGACCAGCACACCCAGCCGGGCACAGGCTGTGGCAGTGCTGCCCCCCAGAGAGGACACTGGGGCGAGGGGCCGTAAGAGCAGCCCGGTCTCGGACTCCTCCACCATAGGGGAAGACTGGATGGAGCAGCAGCACATGCAGGAGATCCTGTCTGGAAGTGCTGCCCAGTGCCTGCCTACAGGTGACCCTGCCACTGTTACAGCAGCAGTGGATGTGCTGGTCACACCCCTCGTCACTCCTTGTCATGTCTCCACGCAGACCAGCTTCACCACGGTGGACAGTGGAGTGCAGACAGATCTGACTCAGTACACTAACCGCCTCTCCCCCAACAAGGCTACAGTTACCCACTTTGCCACCACCAATAACCAGACCGACAACATCCAGAATGAAGCTGCCTCCTCAGATTCCATCTCTACCTCCCCCAGGCAGCACCTCGCCCCCCATGGGGTGGACAGTCGCCCTGCAATCCGTCACTGTACCTCGCCCCCCGATGGGAACCTGAGGGAGTGCTTCCACAAGCTGACCAAAGAGCGTCAGTATCACTACTCCAACATCCGCTCCAAGCTGGAGCACATGGGGACCATGCTGTCCCACCGCCGTGAGCTAGTAGACCTCACCAACATGGCCCTGGGGCCCGGGCTGCATAGAGCATGCAAGTCCCAGAAAGAGTGGGAACAGAGGCAGGGGCATGACCCTGGCCTGCTGATGGACAGTGTGGGCATGGACACTTGGCCAAGGGCCAGATGTTTACAATAA
- the LOC109890960 gene encoding protein FAM83D-like isoform X2 — MAQSQCLDDSPGRWPSTRQGNYLNVQELYNEKHRLALEELISGGVDSFLDFLKKEQIPNFLSDDEIKQIGRAAAVPRCASLQGEDVIIEQSVIAIVTDSLTDLDIFKDLQEACTRHRVPVYILLEHSCVPAFLKMCNNINVRLDELLQMRVRTITGGTYFMRSGAKITGKVHERFMLIDGNRVATGSYRFNWTDGKLNSSNLIELSGQITENFDEEFRILYAQSMPVITRGPANARLSGIYDQLLKLPVTSSPQPARERPPVESVCLEVLDKIVCLTSTPSRAQAVAVLPPREDTGARGRKSSPVSDSSTIGEDWMEQQHMQEILSGSAAQCLPTGDPATVTAAVDVLVTPLVTPCHVSTQTSFTTVDSGVQTDLTQYTNRLSPNKATVTHFATTNNQTDNIQNEAASSDSISTSPRQHLAPHGVDSRPAIRHCTSPPDGNLRECFHKLTKERQYHYSNIRSKLEHMGTMLSHRRELVDLTNMALGPGLHRACKSQKEWEQRQGHDPGLLMDSVGMDTWPRARCLQ, encoded by the exons atggCTCAATCGCAGTGTTTGGACGATTCACCTGGAAGGTGGCCGTCAACAAGACAGGGAAATTATTTGAATGTACAGGAGTTGTACAACGAAAAGCACCGATTAGCGTTAGAGGAACTTATTTCAGGTGGAGTTGATTCCTTTCTGGATTTTCTAAAAAAAGAACAAATTCCGAACTTTCTCTCAGATGACGAGATCAAACAGATTGGCCGTGCTGCGGCGGTCCCACGCTGTGCGTCCCTTCAGGGTGAAGACGTGATCATTGAGCAGTCG GTGATTGCTATAGTGACAGACTCTCTGACAGACCTGGACATATTCAAGGATCTTCAAGAGGCGTGCACGCGGCACAGAGTTCCAGTCTACATCCTGCTGGAACACTCCTGTGTGCCCGCATTCCTCAAAATGTGCAACAACATCAATGTGCGCCTGGACGAGCTTCTG CAAATGCGAGTGAGGACCATTACTGGTGGTACGTACTTCATGAGATCAGGGGCCAAGATTACTGGAAAGGTACATGAACGGTTCATGTTGATTGATGGGAACCGAGTGGCTACAGGCTCCTACAG GTTCAATTGGACTGATGGTAAACTAAACAGCAGCAACCTGATTGAGTTGTCTGGCCAGATCACTGAGAACTTTGATGAGGAGTTCCGCATCCTGTATGCCCAGTCCATGCCTGTTATTACCAGGGGCCCAGCCAATGCCCGACTCAGTGGCATCTACGACCAACTGCTCAAACTCCCCGTCACGTCATCCCCTCAGCCGGCCAGAGAAAGGCCCCCAGtcgagtctgtctgtctggaagtATTGGACAAAATTGTCTGTCTGACCAGCACACCCAGCCGGGCACAGGCTGTGGCAGTGCTGCCCCCCAGAGAGGACACTGGGGCGAGGGGCCGTAAGAGCAGCCCGGTCTCGGACTCCTCCACCATAGGGGAAGACTGGATGGAGCAGCAGCACATGCAGGAGATCCTGTCTGGAAGTGCTGCCCAGTGCCTGCCTACAGGTGACCCTGCCACTGTTACAGCAGCAGTGGATGTGCTGGTCACACCCCTCGTCACTCCTTGTCATGTCTCCACGCAGACCAGCTTCACCACGGTGGACAGTGGAGTGCAGACAGATCTGACTCAGTACACTAACCGCCTCTCCCCCAACAAGGCTACAGTTACCCACTTTGCCACCACCAATAACCAGACCGACAACATCCAGAATGAAGCTGCCTCCTCAGATTCCATCTCTACCTCCCCCAGGCAGCACCTCGCCCCCCATGGGGTGGACAGTCGCCCTGCAATCCGTCACTGTACCTCGCCCCCCGATGGGAACCTGAGGGAGTGCTTCCACAAGCTGACCAAAGAGCGTCAGTATCACTACTCCAACATCCGCTCCAAGCTGGAGCACATGGGGACCATGCTGTCCCACCGCCGTGAGCTAGTAGACCTCACCAACATGGCCCTGGGGCCCGGGCTGCATAGAGCATGCAAGTCCCAGAAAGAGTGGGAACAGAGGCAGGGGCATGACCCTGGCCTGCTGATGGACAGTGTGGGCATGGACACTTGGCCAAGGGCCAGATGTTTACAATAA